A genomic stretch from Phycisphaerae bacterium includes:
- a CDS encoding SEC-C metal-binding domain-containing protein, whose amino-acid sequence MPVLGLVGTAFQKVFGSRNERLLKQYHKYVTRINAFEGDLRGDYDRRFAESVAKLPPDLAETDRPAALQRIRVEHSADLKARADQLRDRLAGGEEVYSVLPEAFAVLREASRRAQNHRHFDCQLIGGMVLFEGKIAEMKTGEGKTIVCHLAAFLKCLQGLKVHIVTVNDYLVQRDAEFARPIFELVGLTVGFIQSQLDPGGREGVRAKSYGCNITYGTNNELGFDYLRDNMKTALEEQVQGSLDFAIIDEVDSILIDEARTPLIISGPAADDVTRYRTADVVARALIQKQQQANAETLRRLNSWGDAPPKEYAEHPKFTDAFKKFKADPNWIKEEEAEAIGHHQYYVVARERKHVSVTHDGITLAQEQLGVGSLYVGANMEWPHLIENSVRAHATYEKDVDYVVKDGEVIIVDQFTGRLMHGRQWSDGLHQAVEAKEAVKVKEESQTLATITIQNFFKLYSKIAGMTGTAMTEADEFMKIYKLEVVSIPTNRPVNRVDCHDRIYKTVDDKYNAIVEEIHDIHTKGRSSDPFVLEPVLRNLLSVQKNQGKPTDKIEKALAEFKDGEGHGELMPEAYDDAMGDLARGRPVLVGTISIENSEKLSNLLTRKYGIEHEVLNAKQHAREAEIVKKAGERHESTRGKDKEPVGNVTIATNMAGRGTDIKLQQGVVYEKCIGDLGPPAGGHSRASGWHEPGVIGTKCCIHCPDYDPKTNCAHCWKPKIDPRFPELGRKVCPVSTPCGLHIIGTERHESRRIDNQLRGRSGRQGDPGSSRFFLSLGDDLLKMFMGEWTLKMLERMGFEEGMSMEARSLNKGIERAQKKVEEKNFSQRKHLLEYDEVLDHQRQVFYSQRQQILSAARPGKSARLVEMIWKMIDETITAAGKKFLDPMYGAKCVCDWVRGTLEVNLEPKAIDSHDAAATQRSIREDAKQDIESQIKMTVGEYLDPDLDPQQWDIRGLSQWASTRFGSKLTQNQLRDMPSEEVVAHLIESAHQKIDEADLSPVERILEPDFGMMSLIQWARQKFGVDLPADSFKDVPDDQIIARLREGIRKAYREREVRYPVEWILERTVLGDSIDNAYAADNLANWVNLKFNLGWSIDQVRGRTVKELAEELIGLNRDYSQNGRLQAEIDRAQSENDDLGEWARKRFGPAFDQTTYDAAPDRKQALLTFGRDLLRRELTTLERYVMLQIYDQAWKDHMHSIDQLKESIGLRGFAEQDPKIAYKREGFQMFQEMMDAIHDKVTSIIFKARLADESVLQSRYQIGAARHADATNQGFSGNVEQDRAAAMQAQGEQKVEQIRREEPKVGRNAPCPCGSGKKYKQCHGKGK is encoded by the coding sequence ATGCCCGTTCTTGGTCTTGTCGGTACAGCGTTTCAAAAGGTCTTCGGCTCCCGCAACGAGCGGCTGCTGAAGCAATATCACAAGTACGTCACGCGAATCAACGCCTTTGAGGGCGATCTGCGAGGCGATTACGACCGCCGCTTTGCCGAATCCGTGGCGAAACTCCCGCCCGACCTGGCCGAGACGGACCGCCCAGCCGCGCTTCAGAGAATCCGCGTGGAACACTCGGCTGATCTGAAGGCCCGCGCCGACCAGCTCCGGGATCGCCTCGCCGGCGGCGAGGAAGTGTACAGCGTGCTCCCCGAAGCCTTCGCCGTCCTCCGCGAGGCCTCGCGCCGCGCCCAGAATCACCGCCATTTCGACTGCCAGCTCATCGGCGGCATGGTCCTCTTCGAGGGCAAGATCGCCGAAATGAAGACCGGCGAAGGCAAGACCATCGTCTGCCACCTCGCCGCCTTTTTGAAATGCCTCCAGGGCCTGAAAGTCCACATCGTCACCGTCAACGACTACCTCGTGCAGCGCGACGCCGAGTTCGCCCGGCCGATCTTCGAACTCGTCGGCCTGACCGTCGGCTTCATCCAGTCGCAGCTCGATCCCGGCGGGCGCGAGGGCGTCCGCGCAAAATCCTACGGCTGCAACATTACCTATGGCACCAACAACGAACTCGGCTTCGACTACCTCCGCGACAACATGAAGACGGCCCTGGAAGAGCAGGTGCAGGGCTCGCTCGACTTCGCCATCATCGACGAAGTCGACTCGATCCTCATCGATGAGGCCCGCACGCCCCTCATCATCAGCGGCCCGGCGGCCGATGACGTCACCCGCTATCGCACGGCCGACGTCGTCGCCCGCGCGTTAATCCAAAAGCAGCAGCAGGCCAACGCCGAGACGCTTCGTCGCCTCAACTCCTGGGGCGACGCCCCGCCCAAGGAATACGCCGAACACCCCAAATTCACCGACGCCTTCAAGAAGTTCAAGGCCGATCCCAACTGGATCAAGGAGGAAGAGGCCGAAGCCATCGGTCACCACCAGTACTATGTCGTGGCCCGAGAACGTAAGCACGTCAGCGTCACCCACGACGGGATCACCCTTGCCCAGGAACAACTCGGAGTCGGCTCGCTCTACGTCGGTGCGAACATGGAATGGCCGCATTTGATCGAAAACTCGGTCCGCGCCCATGCCACCTACGAAAAAGACGTGGACTACGTCGTCAAGGACGGCGAGGTGATCATCGTCGACCAATTCACCGGCCGCCTCATGCACGGCCGCCAATGGTCCGATGGCCTGCATCAGGCCGTCGAGGCCAAGGAAGCCGTAAAGGTCAAAGAAGAAAGCCAGACCCTCGCCACCATCACCATCCAGAACTTCTTCAAGCTCTATTCAAAGATCGCCGGCATGACCGGCACGGCCATGACCGAGGCCGACGAATTCATGAAGATCTACAAGCTGGAGGTCGTGTCCATCCCCACGAACCGGCCGGTCAATCGTGTGGACTGTCACGACCGCATCTACAAGACGGTCGACGACAAGTACAACGCCATCGTCGAGGAGATTCACGATATCCATACCAAGGGCCGCTCGAGTGATCCGTTCGTACTGGAGCCGGTCCTGCGCAATCTGCTGTCGGTCCAAAAGAATCAGGGCAAGCCAACCGACAAAATCGAAAAGGCCCTGGCCGAATTCAAAGACGGTGAAGGCCATGGCGAATTAATGCCCGAGGCCTACGACGACGCGATGGGCGACCTCGCCCGCGGCCGGCCGGTCCTCGTCGGCACGATTTCCATTGAGAACTCCGAAAAGCTCTCCAACCTGCTCACCCGCAAGTACGGCATTGAGCACGAAGTCCTCAACGCCAAACAGCATGCCCGTGAGGCCGAGATTGTAAAAAAGGCCGGTGAACGCCACGAGTCCACGCGGGGCAAAGATAAGGAGCCGGTCGGCAACGTCACCATCGCCACGAACATGGCCGGTCGCGGCACAGACATCAAGCTTCAGCAGGGCGTCGTCTATGAAAAGTGCATCGGAGACCTCGGTCCCCCCGCCGGCGGCCATTCGCGGGCGTCCGGTTGGCACGAACCCGGCGTCATTGGCACCAAGTGCTGCATCCATTGTCCCGACTACGACCCCAAGACCAACTGCGCCCACTGCTGGAAGCCCAAGATCGACCCGCGCTTCCCCGAACTCGGCCGCAAGGTCTGCCCCGTGAGCACCCCCTGCGGTCTGCACATCATCGGCACGGAGCGCCATGAATCCCGCCGTATTGACAACCAGCTCCGCGGCCGCTCCGGTCGCCAGGGCGATCCCGGCTCCAGCAGATTTTTCCTCTCCCTCGGCGACGATCTGCTCAAGATGTTCATGGGCGAATGGACCCTCAAGATGCTCGAGCGCATGGGCTTTGAGGAGGGCATGTCCATGGAGGCGCGCAGCCTCAACAAGGGCATCGAGCGTGCCCAGAAAAAGGTCGAGGAGAAGAACTTCTCCCAGCGCAAGCACCTGCTCGAATACGACGAAGTACTCGACCACCAGCGCCAGGTCTTTTATTCCCAGCGCCAGCAGATTCTCAGCGCCGCCCGCCCCGGCAAGTCCGCGCGGCTCGTCGAGATGATCTGGAAGATGATCGACGAGACGATCACCGCCGCCGGCAAGAAATTTCTCGACCCGATGTATGGGGCCAAGTGCGTCTGCGACTGGGTCCGCGGCACGCTGGAGGTCAATCTGGAGCCGAAGGCCATCGACTCTCACGACGCCGCCGCCACCCAGCGCAGCATCCGCGAGGACGCTAAGCAGGACATCGAGAGCCAGATCAAAATGACGGTCGGTGAATACCTCGACCCCGACCTCGATCCACAGCAATGGGACATCCGCGGTCTGTCTCAGTGGGCCTCGACTCGATTCGGTTCCAAGCTGACGCAGAATCAACTTCGCGACATGCCGTCCGAGGAGGTCGTCGCACACCTGATCGAATCGGCCCATCAAAAAATCGACGAAGCCGATCTGTCCCCTGTCGAGCGCATCCTCGAGCCCGACTTCGGCATGATGTCGCTCATCCAGTGGGCCCGCCAGAAATTCGGCGTCGATCTTCCGGCGGATTCGTTCAAGGACGTTCCGGACGATCAGATCATCGCCCGCCTGCGCGAGGGCATCCGCAAGGCCTACCGCGAGCGCGAGGTCCGCTACCCCGTCGAATGGATCCTGGAGCGCACGGTCCTGGGCGATTCCATCGACAACGCTTATGCCGCCGACAACCTCGCCAACTGGGTTAACCTCAAATTCAATCTCGGCTGGTCCATCGACCAAGTCCGCGGCCGCACCGTAAAGGAACTCGCCGAGGAGCTCATCGGCCTGAACCGCGACTATTCGCAGAATGGCCGCCTCCAGGCCGAAATCGACCGGGCGCAGTCGGAAAACGACGATCTCGGCGAATGGGCGCGAAAACGATTCGGCCCGGCCTTCGACCAGACGACCTACGACGCCGCACCGGATCGCAAGCAGGCGCTGCTCACCTTCGGCCGCGACCTCCTCCGCCGCGAACTGACGACGCTCGAGCGCTACGTGATGCTCCAGATCTACGACCAGGCCTGGAAAGACCACATGCACTCGATCGACCAGCTCAAGGAGTCGATCGGACTCCGCGGCTTCGCCGAGCAGGACCCCAAGATCGCCTACAAGCGCGAAGGCTTCCAGATGTTCCAGGAGATGATGGACGCCATCCACGACAAGGTGACGAGCATCATCTTCAAGGCCCGCCTCGCCGATGAGTCCGTCCTGCAAAGCCGCTACCAGATCGGCGCCGCCCGCCACGCTGACGCGACCAACCAGGGCTTCTCCGGCAACGTCGAACAGGACCGCGCGGCGGCCATGCAGGCCCAGGGCGAACAGAAGGTCGAACAGATTCGCCGCGAGGAGCCCAAGGTCGGCCGTAACGCGCCGTGCCCCTGTGGGAGTGGCAAGAAATACAAGCAGTGTCACGGAAAGGGGAAATAG
- a CDS encoding SDR family oxidoreductase, translating into MFGGKRVLITGASSGIGAALARRFAADGAALWLVARRADRLGTLASELRAARPGVNVQSHPADLCDERACDRLIEAVGEVDVLVNNAGVGEYGEFASQNMATLESMMRLNMHGLVRLTHSVLPGMLERRSGWILNIASLAGFQPTPYMAVYGATKSFVLDFSMALWQEVRKRGVHVACVCPGPVATEFFDRGGYGERRADFTKKAADPAWIAEAAYQALVRRKPVVIPGASNKLAAFLQRFAPIRLVTKISAKLLGPKEN; encoded by the coding sequence TTGTTTGGCGGAAAGCGAGTTCTGATTACCGGGGCGTCGAGCGGAATCGGAGCGGCGTTGGCGCGGCGGTTTGCGGCGGATGGGGCGGCGTTGTGGCTCGTCGCCCGGCGTGCCGATCGATTGGGGACGTTGGCCAGCGAGCTTCGCGCGGCGCGGCCGGGCGTCAATGTGCAGTCGCACCCGGCGGATTTGTGCGACGAGAGGGCATGCGATCGGCTGATTGAGGCGGTCGGCGAAGTAGATGTCCTCGTGAACAATGCCGGCGTCGGGGAGTATGGCGAGTTCGCGTCGCAGAATATGGCCACCCTGGAATCGATGATGCGGCTGAACATGCACGGGCTGGTGCGCCTGACGCACAGCGTCTTGCCGGGGATGTTGGAGCGGCGAAGTGGTTGGATTCTGAACATCGCCAGCCTCGCGGGATTCCAACCGACGCCGTACATGGCGGTCTACGGGGCGACGAAGTCGTTCGTGCTCGATTTTTCGATGGCCCTGTGGCAGGAGGTGCGCAAGCGCGGCGTGCACGTCGCCTGCGTCTGCCCCGGGCCAGTGGCGACGGAATTTTTCGATCGCGGGGGGTATGGGGAACGGCGGGCGGATTTTACGAAGAAAGCGGCCGACCCGGCCTGGATCGCGGAAGCGGCTTATCAGGCGCTGGTCCGCCGAAAGCCGGTCGTCATCCCCGGCGCGAGTAATAAGCTGGCGGCGTTTCTGCAGCGATTTGCGCCGATTAGACTTGTAACGAAGATCAGCGCTAAGCTGTTAGGTCCGAAGGA